Genomic DNA from Papilio machaon chromosome 14, ilPapMach1.1, whole genome shotgun sequence:
tatATACTGAAGCCGCTAAGGTTTCgttataaagatttataaataaactagcttttacccgcgactctaaaaaatagaaaacggggtaaaaattatcctatgtccgtttcctggttctaagctacctgcccaccaattttcagtcaaatcgattcagccgttcttgagttataaatagtgtaactaacacgactttcttttatatatatatagatttagtcATTAATAAGAGACGAGTATAATGTGagacgaaattaaaaaaaaaaaatgtttacacaaTCGTCTTCGAGTTAAAGCACCTAGAATATAGTCGGAACAATCATACGGGTATTTTGGATTTTGTACTGGAACAATTGCATGTTAGTAATAGGGTGAGATAAGAATCAAAAAGGAACAATCACAAACTCTGTATATTGGGTACGGTTCAAACAACAAAGCAAACTTTGATCCCTAAACGGGCCACAGGTTGCACCAGCATTCCTGCGGGCCGCCTCAAGCTGCCCACATGTAACTTGTTTAAGCTCGTTACACGCAACCGTAAGCAATTGCCGTTCAAGGGAAATGATTTAACTATTACATAGGATGGATGCGGCGGATCTATTGTGACGACCCGTACGGTCCAGGAAATCTTGAATTATCCTATTGCTTGCATTACGTTCAGATGTTAATCTCTTCAATATTGTAACGCATTTCTCACTTCCGTGTTCATACAGTGTCATATAGGAAATAgacaatgttttgttattggAAGGAATATACTTTGAGAGAACAGTTTGGGCTAGAAGTTATGCGACATCGTACATTATAACGATCTTATGAAATGCAGAGTTTGGATTATTGAACTATATAAATTTGGAACGGATAGAGAAGTAATCTACTACTATTTCATGTCGAAATAACTGAGAAGATCAAATCAACATTTTTGCCATATGAGAAAAAGAATGAACTTGTAGACaagtaaaatcattaaaatccTGCAATTTTTATGATTCGGCTTTATTTCATAAACTCAATTATAAAACTTCGGTTTATATAAAAGTCCCGAGAAAAAATCCCTGTTACATTTGAAGCAATCAGTACCGCGTACGTTAGACCTATCGAATGAGCAACAGGAATGCCGGGTTGAGATTGCGGCGGTCGCGCGCCCGACTTTATTGAAAACTATGCTTCCGCATTCCTCACGCCAGTATCCCCGTTACgagtaaacataaaataccCGATACGCGAATAAATCGACACGCACAACTGTTGTTATATCGTATAAGGTTTTTTGTTTAATCTAATTCAAATTCATCGTTAgtcatttttaattgcgcTCCCTTTGTCGAGGTTAAAGTGGATTACACTTTGCGTAGGTAATGGTCGCGGTATGTAATTTACGATTGGATTCGTGATTCAAATTCAAAACCTATTagggttaaataaaatgcttgTTACTAAATGACTTTCAGTTTGATTTTGTAGTTCCCCCTTTTACATAGAACTCAACCGCTGTCTTCCCAATTGTTGATAACATTCTTTAGTTTGTTCAActaaaatttgaatacaattattactattttagtggtaaattatgaaattacatGTAAAGTcgcgataaaaataataataaagtaaaaacgaCGCTCCTAAGTATACACGTCTgatgaataaatgaataatagaGGTCGAAGAAGGGAGCTTGCGGCATACCAATTTATCCCGGGGCTGCTAATAATGTGCCGCGCATTTTTCACCGGCGCGCCGCGTGACAAAGATCCTTCCCCATCGGCGGTTCCTAAGTAACTCGAGAATGAATGGTCTCCGTGTATTATACAAACATTAAACACTTAAGTTGGGGTAAGCTAGGTAGACGAATTTTTGTGGCTTCGTGAATTATTGATGCCGGTCGCCTTAAATGCTTAATCTTTAATCCGTTTCacaaatttgttaatattaaaagttagttttttttttctactaaaaCACAAAGAACAGTAGGTATCGATTACTAATTTCAGTGGTAGGTACAATAAATAGGGACGTTTATGATAATGTAATACGAACAACTTCAATCATACACATAAACATAtcctaaatatatttaagcatAAGCGTATTTGACAAAATGGGAAAGCTCTTTAGTTGACAAAAGTGCGGTCAGGCTGTGTGTAGTTGGGGTTGCATAGCGGGAGTCTATAATCCAATAAGAGGGAGCGCATCGGGCATCGAGCGCAGGGTCGGGCCACCGGGGGTAGAGGGACGCGGGTAGCGGAGCGCTAGATTCCTATTCCATTAGGTGTCACCGCGGAGCGCAATTTGCAAATGAAAACAACTTATTGAAATTCTTCCCCCGGGCCGCAGCGGCCTCGCTCGCCGGCGCCCGCGATTATTCCAGATGGCGCATGGTGGGAATTTCGCTTTATTAATCTAAAGCTTTGATCGCttcactaaattataaaatttacaaactttgAAATTACTAGCGACCCGTTCGAGATTCCCGTGGAaagataaacttttttaaatctacaatTCTGTTATTGGAGCATACTTAAGACTTTATGTGGGATATGGAACGCACCTTTAGACGTCAGCACTGGCGTCATATATCTGTCACTTTGATTTAATCTGTGTTAACTACATTTTTACCCTCGCTTCTTAATAAAACActaattaatctaatttagtagttttattaaaatataacaagtgGCGACGAGTCTTATTAAGGACCATAAGTGCAGCGACGATAAAAACAGTGAAAGCAACAAAACATCATTATTAACGAAACTGCTAAACATCGACCCGAGTTGTGCACTGGGAGGCGTGGACCGCATATTCATTTTggaagaatttaatatttttatgtaactgtATACTAGTACTGTATATCAGTTTCCATTAAACTTATCATGAGACCGAAAATAACCATGTCAGCTTGTGGTGATATAAGACAGTTTGAGGGAGAGAAGTGGGAGGTATTCAGACAACAACTTGAGTGTTTCATACTTGTCAATGATATCACTGAAGATAAAAAGGTACCCCTGCTTATTACTAAACTGTCTCCAAAAGTATTTGAAACATTAACCTATTTATGTTCACCACTTCAACCATTAGAACTGAAGTTTGAAGAGTTATGTACTAAACTCAAGGAGAAATATGCCAAACCATTATCAACGACCTTGGAAAGAGCAGAGTTCCGGAAAAGAAATCAATTACCCAATGAGAAAATCCAAGAGTAtgtattagaattaaaaaaattagcagcaaaatgtcaatttaaagATGCAGATGACCAAGTTAAAGAGAAGTTTATGGATGGTGTATCctcaaagttaattaaatttgagcTGATGAAAAGTCAAGTGGAAATGTCATTGGAAAAATGCATTGAAATTGGTAGAACAGTAGAAGCAGCGCTATTACATGCAAATGGATCAAGTGAATCGAcagaaaatatattcttttatcAACAAAGAATAAGAAATACTGGAACAAGACCTAAGCATAAGCAGaataataacagtaaacagcatagtataaaatgtttttgctgTGGAAAAGAAAATCATGTGAAAGCTGATTGTcgtttaatcaaaaagttttgTAGTGAATGTGGACAACAGGGACACATTTATAAGATGTGTTCTAAGAAACGCCAAATTAGTACCCTGGAAGCAAAGCAACCAGAGGAGGATGCAGAGGAACCTGAAGAAAATGTTATCCAAAATTCATTTCAAgaagaatataaaacatacagtGTAAGCGTAAGTAGGGTACCACCACACTACATAACACTTAATATATGCGGCTTCGACCTCAAATTTTTGTTGGACACTGGTTCAGATGTAACAGTTATGTctataaatgacaaaaatttgtatttcaaCTCTTTAATAATTCAGGATtctaatgttttgtttagaaattttGACCAGAGCATTACAAAGCCTTTGGGTATTCTAACAAATTTAtctgttaaatataatgagGTCACTAAGatacttaatatatttgttgtaaAAGATAATGCCCCCAGAGTTATTGGTCGAGATTggttaaatgaattaaatctaTGGCCCCCAAATTTGAGTAATAATTTTGAGATTGgaactaatttaatacaaaatgtttcagATGCACAACAACTAGTTAAATCTGAGTTCGCAGAAGTATTCAGCCCGGGTTGGGGGAATTTTAAAGGAGAAACAATATCCTTAAAACTAAAACCAGATGCCAAGCCTCGTTGTTTACCAGTAAGGCGAGTACCATTTGCACTTCGAGAAAaggtaaataatgaaattactaGACTATTAAATAATGGTCGTATTACTGAAGTGGAACAAAGTGAATGGGGCACTCCCGTAGTGCCCATTCTAAAACCAGATGGCTCAGTAAGACTATGTGGCGATTATAAGTTAACTGTAAATCCATGCTTAGAGATTGATCATTTCCCACTACCACATGTGGATGACATTTTGGATACTCTCAAACAGGGCGAATATTACTGCGAATTAGACTTGAAAGAGGCCTACTTACAGGCACCGCTTAGTTCAGAAAGTAAAAATTGTACCACTATAGTAACCGAAGCTGGaacattcaaatataattatttaccatATGGTGTTAGTTCTGGCCCAGGAGCCTTTCAACGTTTAATGATgagaaaacttaaaaatatcccTAATACAATTGTATTCATAgacaacatttatattaaaggaaAGGATGTACAAGATACATATGAAACTTTGTGTCaggtattaaaaaagttacaagatagtgaatttaaattgaagctagaaaaatgtaaattattcacAACTAGTTTAGCGGTTTTTGGATTtcatgtaaacaaaaatggcATTAgtgtaattaaatcaaatattgagCCCTTGTTGAATGCAAAAACGCCAACCAATTTAACACTACTAAAGTCATTTTTGGgtaaaattagttattatgctcgttttttaaaaaatatggccACTGTGTTAACACCACTATATGAatgtacacaaaaaaataacttcagtTGGACATTAGAATGTGAGAAagcttttcaaattattaagagAAAATTAGCATCAGCGGGTAACTTAAGGCATTATGATCCTACATTAGCACTAATCCTAACCTGTGACGCTTCAGACACAGGCCTGGGAGCAGTGCTGTCTAACAGAGATGAAAATGGTGTAGTCAAACCAATAGCTTTTGCtagtaagaaattaaataaagttgaacAGAAATATGCAACAATTGATAAGGAAGCATTAGCGGTTGTTTTTGGAATAACGAAATTCTATAATTACATCTATGGACGGTATTTTGAACTAGAAACGGATAATGCAGCTTTAGTGCGAATATTCGGCCCAACAAAAAGTATTCCAAAAATGGCCGCTAAGAGATTACAGCATTATGCCATATTTCTCTCTgcgtttaattataaagttcgACACATTAAGTCATCAGAAAATCCAGCAGATTTTTTGTCAAGAATAGTAGAGAATGAGAATgaaaaattagaaatacatTCCTTATGTGCCACAGCAAATTCTAGTATAGTTTGTTATACTAATGAGTCACAAATGgatacattaaattggaagaaaatacaaatagaGTCAAAAAAAGATAGAGTATTTTCAAAAGTAATTAGGTATTTAACAGATGGTTGGccagaaaaaaaagaattagatAGTGAAATATTACCATTGTATAATAGGAAAACTGAACTAACTTTAGATAGAGGATGTATATTTTGGGGCTATCGTATATTAGTGCCACAGCCCATTAGAAAAGCAGTGTTGACTGAATTGCATAAAAGTCATTTTGGTATAGTCCGAATGAAGGAAATTGCACGATCCTACTTTTGGTGGCCTTCGCTAGATGtagatatagataatataacaaaagaatgtttgatatgtttacaaaattgtaaatcACCTCCACAAACCCAGAAACCATGGCCTATACCCCCATCTCCTTGGTATAGGATACATGCTGACTTTTTGGGACCTTTTTATAACAAGATGTTTCTAGTTGTAGTAGATAGTTTTTCAAAATGGCCCGAGGTATATGAAATGTCAAATATTACAAGTAACCGTACAAtagatgtttttaaaagtttgtttacTCGATTTGGTTATCCTGTTCATCTTGTTACTGATAATGGTCGTACATTTACTAGtcaagaattttttaatttctgtaaGTCAAACCAAATTAAACATACGTTTACCCCACCCTACCATCCGGCAACCAATGGTGCGGCGGAAAGATTTGTGGAAACATTTAAATCAGCTATAACTAAAATAAGAGAAAGTGGTCACAGTTTGGTCTCAGccgtaaatttgtttttgtttgattataGAAGCACACCTCAGCATACAACTGGAGTGTCACCATCTCGGTTAATGTTAGGTAGGGAAATTAGAAACAGGTTTAGTCTATTGCGACCACCACCCATATCTGATATAGTGCAGGAGAAAGTGGGAAAGAGAGAGGAAGGAAACAGACAGCTAAAATTTGAATTAGGACAGAAAGTTATGGTAAGAGATTACAGGAAGGGTGGCAAGCCATGGGTTCAGGGTTTGATAGTAGAAGACTCTATACCAGGTGTAAGTTACATAATTGATGTAGAAGGTGTAAAATGGAAACGACATGTGAATCAAATGATGGCTTGCTCACAGTCATTAGAATATGTACAGGCAGTTGATTAAGATTTTTTgtgtaagattattttatatgtaagtttaacaattactgtttatttaagttacttctaataaattatagttactAAGATTTAAGCTTGGAGTTAGAATAGATGGGGGAGAGTGTGGGATATGGAACGCACCTTTAGACGTCAGCACTGGCGTCATATATCTGTCACTTTGATTTAATCTGTGTTAACTACATTTTTACCCTCGCTTCTTAATAAAACActaattaatctaatttagtagttttattaaaatataacactttACATCATGACATCAATATTAATGTAGACTCGTTTAAACTAGTCAGATGATGAAGGACATCACTCAATCTTTTTAAATCCCTTTTTATTAAGACTTAATTGCAgtacgtatttatttattttttagttttatttcaggcGAATCGATAACAAACGAAACATggtaagaaaaacaaaatttgagATATGAAGCACGATAAGCCCTACTTTCGACAATTGACATGGTTATAATTTGTCCTTCTTACTAAAGAAAATTACGAATTGAGGTGACTTAAAAACTTACTCTTTGCACAAACAAAACGTTTAATTTTGTGGCGAAAGCAAATGGACTTAATTTTACTGTAACCTTCTTAGCGCACAATGAACTAGatccattttcattttttttatggtaaaaaaACGTAccatatagaaaaaataaggGTGATAATAACGATATGAGATAAATGTACTTCCGTTGCCAAATGTAGCAAagggtttattaaaaaaaaggtctAAAACGATCCACCGCACCAATCACGTAGGACATTTTGCATAAATTACGAAGCCGCGCCGCGACCGGCGATCGACTTCAAGTTCTGAAAAATGATCGGACGTATAACAAGCCGCCGCCTCCGAATGCAAATAACACTATTATATGCGTATACTAATTTTGTTCCGACAACCTccagatatattttaacatctaCAACACTATTTTTCAACAGTGGGTCGTCTCTCCCGGCGTaataccatgaccacacagaagacaggtctGAAGGGAAAGCAATTctacgtttcgtctgatgagtgcgtGCGCCGGAAGCCTAATGTTAGTTAGTCCTCTTCCtcttcctacccttttcttataaggaagggatAAGACCTACCTCAGGTTTGGCAGAGGAAAGGCCGCATAGGACGGGAATATGTCAATtttttgtgcgtcccctcttttattcattaaaggtGGACAACGCATCAGTAAATGCAAGTTTGTCTCCGGGCAACGGTCAATTCTCTAATCTGGagaattcaagtggccgctttctcatttgccaccttttgctataaaaaataacacctTGATACACCCAGGGTTGTcgaaattatagaaaaatatttttataaatatacattaaatttttgcaGTTCCCAATCGAAAATGTAGACGTCTCTTTGTTTTTATCGAAGTAGAGCACCCTGTGATACAACagttgaaaaacaaataaatattcatgaaATCCGGTTTGCTTACAAAACAAACTATCGTGGGAACTAATTCGGTGCTAAAAGCGAGAACGTTGAACGAAGTTAGCGACTGATGCATACAGTGTTTCAAAACTAAACAGTATTCGATGTAAGCGCCTCAGTTTGGCAGTACCATTCTAGATTCTTTTCtgattcatttaataataatactctGATAGGGTgtctaagtttaattttttctgtaaGTTTCCTGTAAgttgaattatttatcattggATAATACAGTTTTCCATAAAAAATGGTATACACAAACAAAGTAGGTAGGAACAATATCGCAACTCCGATGCcaatatttatgaatgaaGATGTGtggtacaaaaatatacctacaAGCACATAACAGTAAGCTTAATCAGCTAGTGTTTTACGATTTCGCGCTACCGAGGTGTTAGTAACGAGTCGAATCATCGACATTAGCAGGGGCATTTCCTTGGGCGCGGCGGCTCGCAATTACCCCAAATATAACCGCTATAAACGAGAACTATTATACCCCTACGCGTTTAGCATCGCACGTCGCTGGCACTCGGTAAGACTTCGTCGGAAAATAACGGACGCCTAATCGGCAGTCGTAAACCACTTGTAATAGGCCGACTAGCAACACAGCTCGAAAAGAAGAGCTTTGAGACAATAGACCAggattttttctttctttaattagatttttttagtaaagtaatTACTCAATAAGAATTCAATtagtaaaagttaaaatgatTGTAGATATAATAAAGATCTTGCGAGGAAATATTAAACGAAATAAACACGTACAGCTTTATTTCAGTCACAGTGCGACTCGGAAAATGCAGCGAGTGATTCGTTTTTTTACGTATCAAACACGACTAGGAAAGTTTTGATGGGAGCTCGTAAAGCGGCGAAGAGACACCGAGGAGATATAACCACTGACAGTTTTATTGTGTGCAGTTTGACGCATAGTTTCGACATTACAACCACAGTATAGAACAACTTAAAGTGTAGCTGTCAACGGAAAGTTTCACGAGTGCTTTTTTACGTGTTTACCTTATCGCCGTTACTTGGAAGATGATCAAAGAAATCAcccttaaagtttttttaagatcagccatattatattgtaaagaaaGTTTATACTTGTTGACTCAGAGTACTAAAATATCTCAATATGAATGAATTTTTAGGGCAAAAACAAAGCAGTTCAGatcgatataaaattttcgagGAAATATCACGGTCCGTTATGCGGATGTGGGTcagtttgtaatttaaagcGGCAATGACGAAACATTTATCGAGTCGCAAGCCTCAGGTGAGAccagacaaaaataaatttcaccgATCAATCGTAAAGTAGCAATATATAGCAATTTGCGACGTAAGATTCAATTGTCAACGTCTGTACAAAGAGCAAGCGTATCGTAAGAAGCTAATTTCCTCAGGGATGTAGTTCATGGCGGAAAAACCCGCCGTGTcgtgtgtgtgtatacgtagttttttttctattagcacttatatgtttatttctttaccaacctcattacaataataatcatTTCTCGAATCGCATTGTACATTAAGATAAGCGGCGGAAGATACTGTAACGCACCTCTTACAATGTCAACGAAcagctttttaaaaatattaatggcGCCTGATGACGTGTGACTCGTTCGTTCTATTTTGGGCGTGTGGGTTATTTGAGGCAGGCGCTTAGGGGTTATTTGCACATATCCATTGACACTCCGGTCTCGGAGGCTGGCGGAAGTAATAATGTAGAAGTGGCATGGAGCCGGACTGGAATGCGATCCTCGGTTTTTATGTAAAGTGGGGAATCATAAGAGGAGACGATCCACACATTCGATTGCTGCTACCCTACGCCATATGAACAGTCGCCGGCGCGTGCCCGGGGCACCGCGGCACGTCTTCGCTGATCAGAAGGGGGtcgccgcacgccgcacgccACAGTGTACACACTACAGCTGCAGAGAGTAAAGTAGTAGAGTAcctaacttttaaaaatgtaaatatattaatcaaccgtaacaaaaaaatacttgttaaaattaatattatttgcctttcttttttatttcaaaagcagttgttaatatttttattaccttacTCTGATAATAAGGGCGCTAGGAGCACCCGAAAGCGACGAGCAtctatgaatgtagaagaaccGAGGTAGGTATTTAAGGACTAAGGACTgtaccaaatggaggtccgtggtcTCTGCTTACCTCTTTGGGATACGAGCGTGAGTTATAGTATAGTTGTTATTCTGGTGTGGTACATAAGATcccatttattaaaacaattgttagGTTTAAGATATAATACTCTATAACCCGTAAGTTGTAATAActgacaaaattttaaatactggtCAACCATAGCAGCATTTGTTCGCATCGGGAGAGTAGTCGCGCTGTTGGCGGCTAGACTGTGCCAGCGATCAGGCAGTCGCGTGTGCATAATGTAGGGCCGCGTCCCCCCGCGGCGCCGGCGTCAACGACCGCGAGTCAAGGACG
This window encodes:
- the LOC123721639 gene encoding uncharacterized protein LOC123721639 isoform X2, translated to MSACGDIRQFEGEKWEVFRQQLECFILVNDITEDKKVPLLITKLSPKVFETLTYLCSPLQPLELKFEELCTKLKEKYAKPLSTTLERAEFRKRNQLPNEKIQEYVLELKKLAAKCQFKDADDQVKEKFMDGVSSKLIKFELMKSQVEMSLEKCIEIGRTVEAALLHANGSSESTENIFFYQQRIRNTGTRPKHKQNNNSKQHSIKCFCCGKENHVKADCRLIKKFCSECGQQGHIYKMCSKKRQISTLEAKQPEEDAEEPEENVIQNSFQEEYKTYSMHNN
- the LOC123721639 gene encoding uncharacterized protein LOC123721639 isoform X1; the encoded protein is MSACGDIRQFEGEKWEVFRQQLECFILVNDITEDKKVPLLITKLSPKVFETLTYLCSPLQPLELKFEELCTKLKEKYAKPLSTTLERAEFRKRNQLPNEKIQEYVLELKKLAAKCQFKDADDQVKEKFMDGVSSKLIKFELMKSQVEMSLEKCIEIGRTVEAALLHANGSSESTENIFFYQQRIRNTGTRPKHKQNNNSKQHSIKCFCCGKENHVKADCRLIKKFCSECGQQGHIYKMCSKKRQISTLEAKQPEEDAEEPEENVIQNSFQEEYKTYSVSMHNN